Proteins encoded within one genomic window of Spirochaeta cellobiosiphila DSM 17781:
- a CDS encoding ABC transporter ATP-binding protein, with translation MNTLRKLQNYMEGRKIFLPIALLFSALSALLGMAPYIFIWQIIKILLGGSYSQKTITDLSLLTIATGIGGVISYCIALSLSHLAAFRVENRLRAEGIRKMINKPLGFFSQRSTGAIRKIIDDNVSITHSFLAHQLPDLAGTIVIPIASLVMIFAFDWRFGLVSLIPMSMAFFLMTTMMSPKGRQFMMNYMGALEDMNTEAVEYVRGIPVVKVFQQSVFSFKNFHKTIINYKNMVAGYTNMWETPMSLYTTVINSFAYLFIPLALFLFSREPSSTVITNVLFYILITPIFTSNIMRSMHINEAFAQAKEALSRIETLLKADDRKEPTHSVTLKDHSITFQDVNFAYPDSQDLVLNKINYVQPEGTTYALVGPSGSGKTSIARLIPRFWDCNEGQVQIGGVNVCDIPKEQLMNSISFVFQQTRLFKGTIKDNLLIGKPKATDDQILQCLSLAHCEDIIQKLPEGLDSLIGPGGTYLSGGEQQRIALARAILKDAPIIILDEATAFTDPENEHLIQKAFNHLTKGKTVLMIAHRLTSVIQCDKILVIKEGQILEEGTHTELLQKESLYTYLWEEYQRSISWKIGKEVVNV, from the coding sequence ATGAACACTCTTAGAAAGCTGCAAAATTACATGGAAGGACGTAAGATCTTTCTTCCTATTGCCCTTTTATTTTCAGCCTTAAGTGCTCTTTTGGGAATGGCTCCTTATATCTTTATATGGCAGATCATAAAGATTTTACTAGGAGGAAGCTATTCTCAGAAGACGATCACCGACCTAAGTTTATTAACAATCGCTACAGGTATTGGTGGTGTTATTAGCTACTGTATTGCTTTGAGTTTGTCCCATTTGGCAGCCTTTAGAGTAGAAAATCGCCTCAGAGCAGAGGGGATTAGAAAGATGATAAACAAACCTTTAGGGTTCTTTAGTCAAAGGTCAACTGGAGCTATTCGTAAAATAATTGATGATAATGTCAGTATCACCCATAGTTTTCTGGCGCATCAATTACCTGATTTAGCAGGAACTATCGTTATCCCCATTGCTTCTTTAGTGATGATTTTTGCTTTCGATTGGAGGTTTGGTCTTGTCAGTTTAATCCCCATGTCTATGGCATTTTTTCTCATGACAACCATGATGTCTCCTAAAGGACGACAGTTTATGATGAATTATATGGGTGCTTTAGAGGACATGAATACAGAGGCTGTAGAATATGTACGTGGTATTCCTGTTGTTAAGGTCTTTCAGCAATCAGTCTTTTCCTTTAAGAATTTTCATAAGACCATAATTAATTATAAGAATATGGTAGCTGGTTATACGAACATGTGGGAGACTCCCATGTCTCTTTATACAACGGTTATCAATAGTTTTGCCTATCTATTTATTCCTTTAGCTCTATTCTTATTCTCGAGAGAACCCTCTTCGACTGTCATCACTAATGTTCTCTTTTATATTTTGATAACACCAATCTTTACTAGTAACATTATGAGATCCATGCATATCAATGAAGCCTTTGCTCAAGCGAAAGAGGCCTTGAGTCGGATTGAGACCTTATTAAAAGCGGATGATCGAAAGGAACCCACCCATTCTGTCACCTTAAAGGATCACTCTATAACATTCCAAGACGTTAACTTTGCTTATCCCGATTCTCAGGACCTAGTTCTTAATAAGATTAATTATGTCCAACCGGAAGGGACTACTTATGCCTTAGTAGGCCCATCGGGAAGTGGTAAAACTAGTATAGCACGTTTGATTCCCCGTTTTTGGGATTGCAATGAGGGGCAAGTACAGATCGGTGGAGTAAATGTATGTGACATTCCCAAAGAGCAATTGATGAACTCCATATCCTTTGTCTTTCAGCAAACCCGATTATTCAAGGGAACGATCAAAGATAATCTATTAATAGGAAAACCAAAGGCCACTGATGACCAGATACTCCAATGTTTATCTCTGGCTCACTGTGAAGATATCATTCAAAAACTTCCTGAAGGTCTTGATAGCCTAATAGGTCCTGGTGGAACTTATCTCTCTGGAGGAGAACAACAGCGTATAGCTCTGGCGCGAGCCATATTAAAAGATGCTCCCATTATTATTCTTGATGAGGCAACCGCATTTACAGATCCTGAAAATGAGCATCTTATTCAAAAGGCTTTTAACCATCTAACCAAAGGGAAGACTGTTCTCATGATTGCCCATAGGCTAACTAGCGTTATCCAATGTGACAAAATCCTTGTCATAAAGGAAGGACAAATCCTCGAAGAAGGAACCCATACAGAATTACTGCAGAAGGAATCCCTTTATACCTACCTATGGGAGGAGTATCAGAGATCCATAAGCTGGAAGATTGGAAAGGAGGTAGTAAATGTATAA
- a CDS encoding TetR/AcrR family transcriptional regulator, with the protein MQIKKDKVYTNILDAARAEFLDKGFDGTSMRSLANKAGVSLSNIYNYFANKDDIFEQALHDVIHLLDKAMIAHNRGSHLTMDVYDNSEILKKQIRFFIHLIRRHQKELYILFFKSKGVARGDITQHYIEKMTVMGEEYIRLMSQKYGQVNGSVSLFFIHTYSAYWMSVIKELITHELSEDELEVFLTEAMEFSVAGWKRIMKV; encoded by the coding sequence ATGCAGATTAAGAAGGATAAGGTTTACACAAATATATTAGATGCTGCTCGTGCTGAATTCCTTGATAAAGGGTTTGACGGGACTAGTATGCGATCTCTTGCTAATAAAGCCGGGGTAAGTCTCAGTAATATTTATAACTACTTTGCCAATAAAGATGACATATTTGAACAAGCCTTGCATGATGTGATTCATTTATTGGACAAAGCTATGATAGCCCACAATCGTGGATCTCATCTGACTATGGATGTCTATGACAATTCTGAGATACTAAAAAAGCAGATCCGTTTCTTTATTCATCTTATACGTAGACATCAGAAAGAGTTATATATTCTGTTCTTCAAATCCAAAGGAGTGGCAAGAGGAGATATTACCCAGCATTACATTGAAAAAATGACAGTCATGGGAGAAGAGTATATTAGGTTAATGTCCCAAAAATATGGACAAGTAAATGGTTCGGTCTCCCTTTTTTTTATACATACCTACAGTGCCTACTGGATGAGTGTAATCAAAGAACTTATAACCCACGAATTATCAGAAGATGAACTGGAGGTCTTTCTGACAGAAGCTATGGAGTTCTCTGTTGCAGGATGGAAGAGAATTATGAAAGTTTGA
- a CDS encoding mechanosensitive ion channel family protein: MIILSKEALIIKKTITLITPIVLSLILVLIRTWVISYFSINNQFSLIIEKLTLILVICSVTWALRVLIRSFKDVLLSKYNINDEDNLKSRKVHTQVGILEKVLNFLLLLLMVGMILLSFDSVRQIGVGLFASAGLAGIVIGLSAQKVVGAVLAGIQIAFTQPFRLEDAVIVENEWGWIEEIHLTYVVVRLWDKRRLVLPSNYFLEKPFQNWTRNNAEIVGSVFLYLDYSVPLDVIRTELTRLLNSTSLWDHKVNVLQVTDSTEVSMEIRILVSARNSPTAWDLRVFIREKLIEFIQREYPDSLPRRRYQQEHSS, encoded by the coding sequence ATGATTATACTATCTAAGGAGGCCCTTATTATTAAAAAGACCATAACTCTCATTACTCCCATTGTACTCAGTCTTATCCTAGTCTTAATACGAACATGGGTAATCAGTTATTTTTCTATAAACAATCAGTTTAGTTTAATTATTGAAAAGCTCACTCTTATCCTGGTCATATGTTCTGTCACATGGGCATTACGAGTTTTGATACGGTCCTTTAAGGATGTCTTATTAAGCAAATACAACATCAATGATGAAGATAATCTAAAATCCAGAAAGGTTCACACACAAGTGGGAATCCTTGAAAAGGTACTCAATTTTCTTCTCCTTCTTCTTATGGTAGGGATGATACTCCTTAGTTTTGACTCTGTCCGTCAGATTGGTGTGGGGCTATTTGCTTCTGCTGGGTTGGCTGGTATTGTGATTGGTCTATCTGCTCAAAAAGTGGTAGGAGCTGTTCTTGCAGGAATCCAGATTGCCTTTACCCAACCCTTTCGTTTGGAAGATGCCGTTATCGTAGAAAATGAGTGGGGTTGGATTGAGGAGATACACCTAACATATGTTGTTGTCCGTTTATGGGACAAAAGACGTTTGGTCCTTCCCTCTAATTATTTCTTGGAAAAGCCCTTTCAGAACTGGACTAGAAATAATGCTGAAATTGTCGGTTCTGTGTTCCTTTATCTAGATTATTCTGTCCCCTTAGACGTGATACGAACAGAATTAACTAGACTATTAAATAGCACCTCCTTATGGGACCATAAAGTAAATGTTCTCCAAGTGACCGATTCTACAGAAGTCTCTATGGAAATCAGAATCCTGGTAAGTGCCAGGAACTCTCCCACCGCCTGGGATCTTCGTGTCTTTATACGGGAAAAACTTATAGAGTTTATTCAAAGAGAATATCCAGATTCTCTACCTAGAAGAAGGTACCAACAGGAACATTCCTCTTGA
- a CDS encoding MFS transporter has translation MFLSRSDKVKGQKSYLTYTFINGLGYSFLAETIIYLMALHFGADNTQLGYISSTVYLTGLVVFFVPRYFPGVRIVNLFFGAWLLRGLVCLAYGGVFYLPQRYAVYLIIGVYTLYCLLRNVAYPLNHVLQGIVTKPSERGNYSSKVMVVLYASMMLSRFISFTGLSIYESNELKGIYFLLGLGIILNTAASIAVKRIPVKDTIQRSNLGESFQKFLGYLKDSRHRILILLYCGGMSLIVLFNFTVPFLRKSVGIPSNIIFIFTTINFLGVIISSRLARPFLDRFGSKPLLTIVNLIIIVLSLIWVMLPGSTDLWIFFLLGFISLFFIGMIRLLLDRLIVNSIPEDDRVGFSSAVAVVFSLVSLGVGLLGGYLADFSSALHLAIPHEYSLSFGLMGLLALFNFALSLLLQERGSLSANQFLNILINPKHLKTIHNIDLLKRTQNQVRRQSLLAELESDQSHLATQEIQKRLKLATLRDKEMVIRSLFSNPRPELEEDIIEEAMDNYSWWRQSAIFALGAYNSPKSKQALRQIMEESYPYIKSIAAKSMARIHDYSCHQEILDLVYTPKLDVRTYINLVIALSIIEREGGYWKIIFDLIPRNNSFRFKQSLFIIGSTRNNFQPPLESLFHELNLSEQGGFDTLFEEIADMSLSEEEFTRLFRLSKQKDYLGLWDWCRKRCTALTLLEPFESLRLNILGFKGNSISPTLALAGLYFTMHLDKNNQQH, from the coding sequence ATGTTTCTGTCACGTTCTGATAAAGTTAAAGGGCAAAAAAGCTACCTTACTTATACTTTCATTAATGGTCTGGGATATAGCTTTTTGGCAGAGACCATTATCTACTTGATGGCCCTCCATTTTGGTGCAGACAATACCCAGTTAGGATATATTTCATCAACAGTTTATCTCACTGGTCTGGTGGTTTTCTTTGTTCCCCGGTATTTCCCCGGTGTTAGGATTGTTAACTTATTCTTTGGAGCATGGCTGTTACGGGGACTTGTCTGTCTGGCCTATGGAGGTGTGTTCTATCTCCCCCAGAGATATGCTGTCTATCTTATTATTGGAGTCTACACCCTATATTGCTTGCTTCGTAATGTGGCCTACCCTCTTAATCATGTTTTACAGGGAATTGTAACAAAGCCTTCTGAAAGAGGGAATTACAGTTCAAAGGTCATGGTTGTGCTCTATGCCTCTATGATGCTGTCCCGCTTTATTAGCTTCACAGGCTTATCCATTTATGAATCCAATGAGTTAAAAGGTATCTATTTTCTATTAGGTTTGGGTATTATTCTTAATACAGCCGCTTCTATAGCAGTCAAGCGTATACCTGTAAAAGATACGATTCAGAGAAGTAACTTAGGAGAATCTTTTCAGAAATTCTTAGGTTATTTAAAAGATTCCCGACACCGTATACTTATCCTCTTATATTGCGGCGGGATGTCCCTCATTGTACTTTTTAATTTTACTGTTCCCTTTTTGCGTAAATCAGTGGGGATTCCTTCTAATATCATTTTTATCTTTACTACGATTAATTTCCTCGGGGTTATTATATCCAGTCGCTTGGCCCGTCCCTTTCTTGATCGCTTTGGCAGCAAACCCCTTTTGACAATTGTTAATCTGATTATCATTGTATTATCTCTCATATGGGTTATGTTACCTGGATCTACAGATTTGTGGATCTTCTTTCTGCTGGGATTTATTTCCCTGTTTTTTATCGGGATGATTCGTTTATTACTAGATCGTCTTATTGTTAATTCTATTCCCGAAGATGATCGTGTTGGCTTTTCCTCCGCTGTGGCAGTGGTGTTTTCTTTAGTATCATTGGGAGTAGGACTTTTAGGTGGATACTTAGCCGATTTTTCTTCAGCACTCCACTTAGCCATTCCTCATGAATACAGTTTATCCTTTGGGCTTATGGGCTTATTGGCTCTGTTTAATTTTGCATTGTCCTTGCTTTTGCAGGAAAGAGGTAGTCTATCTGCTAATCAATTCCTTAACATTCTTATTAACCCAAAACACTTAAAGACTATTCACAATATTGACCTATTAAAGAGAACCCAAAACCAGGTAAGAAGACAGAGCTTGCTAGCAGAATTGGAATCTGACCAAAGCCATTTGGCCACACAGGAAATACAAAAGAGATTAAAATTAGCAACCTTGCGAGATAAGGAAATGGTAATCCGCTCACTCTTTTCGAACCCTAGACCAGAATTAGAAGAGGATATTATTGAAGAAGCTATGGATAATTATTCATGGTGGAGACAGTCAGCAATCTTTGCTCTGGGCGCCTATAATAGCCCCAAATCTAAACAGGCGCTGCGTCAAATCATGGAGGAAAGTTATCCCTATATTAAATCTATAGCGGCAAAATCTATGGCACGTATCCATGATTATTCCTGCCATCAGGAGATACTGGACCTAGTTTATACGCCTAAGCTTGATGTCAGAACCTATATTAACTTGGTCATCGCCCTTTCTATTATTGAGAGGGAAGGGGGTTATTGGAAAATCATCTTTGATCTGATTCCCCGGAATAACAGTTTTCGCTTTAAACAAAGCCTATTTATCATTGGTTCAACCAGAAACAACTTTCAGCCCCCCTTAGAAAGTCTTTTTCATGAATTAAACTTATCGGAACAAGGAGGCTTTGATACCCTTTTTGAAGAGATCGCAGATATGTCCCTGTCAGAAGAGGAATTCACAAGACTATTCAGATTAAGTAAACAAAAGGACTATCTGGGCTTGTGGGACTGGTGTAGGAAAAGATGTACAGCTTTGACCCTATTAGAACCTTTTGAGTCCCTCAGATTGAACATCCTTGGTTTTAAGGGGAATAGCATATCTCCTACTCTCGCTTTAGCAGGATTATATTTCACTATGCACCTGGATAAAAACAATCAGCAGCATTGA
- the putP gene encoding sodium/proline symporter PutP, whose amino-acid sequence MILYYLQFGLYLLLMLVIGYISMNKTRNNRDFIIGGRTLGPFTSAISAGASDMSSWLLLGLPGSVFAGGLKEGVWISLGLLIGAYANWLIVAGRLRSMTGRYGTVTLPSFISKRFDDKLGILKVVSTIVILFFFTLYVASGLKGGTLLFSHTFNASEHLGLIVTTAVVVSYTFLGGYLAVCWTDLIQGLLMLGALIFCALLAYFAIRGQGSQILAASPNAFQFKTSWISGLSLLAWGFGYFGQPHILARFIGIRDVKDVPAARRIGVTWMGVCLVLATVIGIIGIGYNSIHPLPGLNGEAANSERIFLALTSALFHPLFGGFVLAAVLAAVMSTADSQLLVLTSSLTEDIPFIASQSGKKKAMISRFGVVGFALLAFLIAYNDSGSILGMVGYAWGGFGASFGPIIVLSVLWKGTSKWGALAGMIVGAGTIFVVKNFINIPGEYFYELLPGFILAFIVTVLVSLITPKPSSEVLEVFEQSKHEVKKVPLLSK is encoded by the coding sequence ATGATCTTGTATTATCTTCAATTCGGATTATATCTACTGCTCATGCTGGTCATCGGGTATATATCGATGAACAAAACAAGAAACAATCGTGATTTCATCATAGGAGGACGGACTCTTGGTCCTTTCACCTCTGCAATATCCGCTGGGGCTTCGGATATGTCCAGCTGGTTACTACTAGGCTTACCGGGATCTGTTTTTGCAGGAGGCTTAAAGGAGGGCGTCTGGATCTCACTAGGATTATTGATAGGAGCCTATGCTAACTGGCTGATTGTGGCAGGGCGACTAAGGTCTATGACAGGTCGTTATGGCACTGTTACTTTACCATCCTTTATATCAAAACGCTTTGATGACAAGCTAGGTATTCTCAAAGTTGTGTCTACTATTGTCATTCTGTTTTTCTTTACCCTCTATGTTGCTTCAGGTCTGAAAGGGGGAACCCTTCTCTTTTCTCATACCTTCAATGCCAGTGAACATCTTGGTTTAATTGTCACTACTGCTGTGGTTGTCTCCTATACCTTTCTTGGTGGATATCTAGCTGTTTGCTGGACTGACCTCATTCAGGGCTTATTGATGCTGGGGGCTCTCATCTTTTGTGCCCTTTTGGCTTACTTTGCCATTAGAGGACAAGGATCACAAATCCTGGCTGCCAGTCCAAATGCCTTTCAATTTAAAACTTCTTGGATATCAGGATTATCCCTCCTGGCCTGGGGCTTTGGCTATTTTGGTCAACCCCATATATTAGCTCGTTTTATAGGGATTCGTGACGTGAAAGATGTGCCTGCCGCCAGAAGAATAGGTGTTACCTGGATGGGGGTGTGTCTAGTTCTGGCTACTGTCATAGGTATCATTGGTATTGGGTATAACTCAATTCATCCTTTGCCAGGTTTAAATGGAGAAGCTGCGAATAGTGAGCGTATCTTTCTTGCCTTAACAAGTGCCTTATTTCATCCCCTTTTTGGTGGTTTTGTATTAGCTGCTGTACTAGCTGCTGTTATGTCTACAGCGGATTCCCAGTTATTGGTACTAACTTCTTCACTAACAGAAGATATTCCTTTTATTGCCAGTCAATCAGGCAAGAAGAAAGCTATGATTAGTCGTTTTGGGGTTGTAGGTTTTGCCCTTTTGGCATTCCTCATTGCCTATAATGATTCGGGAAGCATACTTGGTATGGTTGGTTACGCCTGGGGTGGATTTGGAGCTTCCTTCGGCCCAATCATTGTTTTAAGCGTGTTATGGAAGGGAACATCAAAATGGGGGGCCCTGGCTGGAATGATAGTAGGTGCGGGTACGATCTTTGTCGTTAAGAACTTTATCAACATTCCTGGAGAATATTTTTATGAACTTCTTCCTGGTTTTATCCTTGCTTTTATTGTCACAGTACTTGTTAGTCTTATTACTCCAAAACCATCTTCTGAAGTATTAGAAGTATTTGAACAAAGCAAACATGAGGTAAAAAAAGTTCCTCTTCTGTCAAAATAA
- a CDS encoding methyl-accepting chemotaxis protein, whose product MNNQEKSKLDNPSKQDHNNAKKAIDRAMKKSEAYLSSHFPNLKVKAIVNGLSSYTFLVFFSLIMDSISVTHGMGFVQNEKTVAFLLVVLFLDLVIPLLIIGAFTFIYMTPVQRIYKRQFLTKDVDSDKYQNNIKKFDKYIPYVSILMSVLYLFGNLWGLEYDTSLVTTVFHIGSRLSLLLVVLVFNYIRFKLFVRRRLLYVLDLHEINTKIRLTQKQFFFNSILPILLILNAMLIFTDVSLRLTDVSGQRMENMQKRMLTLMGQDMPSIKNTSSDKSNSQGMQIELDTLGKGYSLLIFLLLIQTAVIYYTLGILQRRQMKDLQDKMKDLTEGDGDLTKKIKILEIDDFAVIISYVNKFVETLRNKLLVVKNSATQVQQSAEVILKELQNTSSATEEMVASVEQINKTTTSRTEVIEHTGASLRGMIDSLESVSASVETQASFVEQTSSSINEMAANIQSVHETTSTANKLSSELEGVAGDGHNAVLKSIEAVKSVEAFSDEVNKIVAVITKIAAQTNLLAMNAAIEAAHAGDAGRGFAVVAQEVRNLAENSSTSAKQIKEHIKEMVSLVNNGVTQSDEAGKALTRVSDDVSRSSQLIQEISAAMDEQSAGANEILGSITSLVDATQKIKTVINEEMSKNAEMRQAVDQITQAFQEIKVATQEQTEGTKEMIHLVTQLQSVARNNQDVVKVLSNEFSGFKLD is encoded by the coding sequence TTGAATAATCAAGAAAAAAGTAAATTAGATAATCCGTCTAAGCAGGATCATAATAATGCTAAAAAAGCCATTGATAGGGCCATGAAAAAATCAGAAGCCTATTTGAGCTCACATTTCCCTAATTTAAAGGTGAAGGCTATAGTTAATGGCTTGTCCTCTTATACGTTTCTTGTTTTTTTTAGTTTAATAATGGATTCTATTAGTGTAACTCATGGAATGGGATTTGTTCAGAATGAAAAGACTGTAGCATTTCTTTTGGTCGTTCTATTTTTGGACTTGGTAATTCCTTTGCTCATAATAGGTGCTTTTACTTTTATTTATATGACACCTGTTCAAAGGATATATAAAAGACAGTTTTTAACAAAAGATGTGGATTCTGATAAGTATCAGAATAACATAAAAAAGTTTGATAAATACATTCCCTATGTTTCCATCCTCATGTCTGTTCTCTATCTTTTTGGTAATCTTTGGGGACTGGAATACGATACGAGTCTGGTTACAACAGTCTTTCATATTGGATCCCGATTGAGCTTACTCCTTGTTGTGTTGGTTTTCAACTATATAAGGTTCAAGCTATTTGTTAGAAGACGTTTGTTATATGTTCTTGATTTGCATGAAATCAATACAAAGATTAGATTAACCCAAAAGCAATTCTTCTTTAACTCTATCTTGCCTATCCTGTTAATTCTGAATGCTATGTTAATATTCACAGATGTTTCACTACGTCTAACGGATGTTTCCGGTCAACGTATGGAAAATATGCAGAAACGAATGTTGACCCTCATGGGTCAGGATATGCCAAGCATAAAAAATACCTCCTCAGATAAGAGTAACTCCCAAGGTATGCAGATTGAACTTGATACTTTAGGAAAAGGATATTCACTTCTTATTTTTCTTCTACTTATCCAGACTGCCGTTATTTATTATACCTTAGGAATACTGCAAAGAAGGCAAATGAAGGATCTCCAGGATAAAATGAAGGACCTAACAGAAGGGGATGGAGATCTTACCAAAAAAATTAAGATATTAGAGATAGATGACTTCGCCGTCATTATAAGTTATGTGAATAAATTCGTAGAGACTTTGAGAAATAAATTGTTAGTTGTCAAGAATTCTGCTACTCAGGTTCAACAATCTGCAGAAGTCATCCTGAAAGAGTTGCAAAACACCTCTTCTGCCACGGAAGAGATGGTCGCCTCTGTAGAGCAAATCAATAAAACAACCACCTCTCGAACAGAAGTAATTGAACATACCGGAGCCAGTCTTAGAGGAATGATAGATTCTTTAGAATCTGTTAGTGCTTCTGTGGAAACGCAAGCCTCTTTTGTGGAACAAACGTCTTCTTCTATCAATGAAATGGCAGCTAATATTCAATCTGTTCATGAAACCACTTCAACAGCGAACAAATTATCCTCAGAATTGGAAGGTGTCGCTGGAGATGGACACAATGCTGTTCTTAAATCGATAGAGGCTGTTAAATCTGTTGAAGCCTTTAGTGATGAAGTTAACAAAATTGTTGCTGTCATTACCAAGATAGCTGCCCAAACTAACCTTTTAGCTATGAATGCTGCCATAGAGGCTGCCCATGCTGGTGATGCGGGTCGGGGATTTGCTGTTGTAGCTCAGGAAGTAAGGAATTTAGCTGAAAATTCTTCCACTTCTGCCAAACAGATCAAGGAACATATTAAGGAAATGGTATCCCTTGTTAATAATGGAGTAACTCAATCTGATGAGGCTGGTAAAGCATTGACAAGAGTCTCTGATGATGTCAGTAGGTCAAGTCAATTGATCCAGGAAATATCCGCAGCCATGGATGAACAAAGTGCAGGTGCCAATGAAATCCTAGGTTCCATCACCTCTCTTGTTGATGCCACACAAAAAATTAAAACAGTGATAAATGAGGAAATGAGTAAAAATGCTGAAATGCGCCAAGCTGTAGATCAGATTACTCAAGCCTTCCAGGAAATAAAAGTGGCAACACAGGAACAAACAGAAGGGACCAAAGAAATGATACATCTGGTCACTCAATTACAAAGTGTAGCCCGTAATAATCAGGACGTTGTCAAAGTTTTATCTAATGAATTCTCAGGATTTAAGTTAGACTAA
- a CDS encoding DUF4105 domain-containing protein has protein sequence MKKLIFILILLISSSYLFADDLDQFKIGPHAQFSLITVSDGPELYATFGHTIIRIKDIENNIDWAVDWGKFDFNTEGFYFKFIRGRLNYLMDVTLFRYALQQYVMRDLTLTEQVLRLDTEEKQDFFEFIKETYKPENRFYKYDFFKDNCATRIGEYLLNAFPEVVRFNAPYEGSQTSYQRMIQPHLKVKPWTGMGINIILGQESDKEILNHNKMFLPHDLMEAVDNAEVYEDGQWLPLVMDKHIIYQSRGITTLSVPPFYRQPLPYTILLLLIGMILFYLERKQIISLRIYDIVANVILSILTIFLLFMWLGTDHSATALNLNILWTFPWGLLLIQIPFMKSNKLKLVFTSFLALLNLWFITRGLWSTAFVNPSLVPVIVFVYFHNIHIIWKKS, from the coding sequence ATGAAAAAGCTCATATTTATACTTATATTGTTGATCTCTTCAAGCTATCTATTTGCAGATGATCTGGATCAATTTAAAATAGGCCCTCATGCTCAGTTTAGTCTAATTACAGTCAGTGATGGTCCTGAGTTATATGCCACATTTGGCCATACCATAATAAGAATAAAAGACATTGAGAATAATATTGACTGGGCCGTTGATTGGGGTAAGTTTGATTTTAATACAGAAGGGTTTTACTTCAAATTTATACGTGGACGTCTCAATTATTTAATGGATGTAACTCTTTTTCGCTATGCCCTTCAGCAGTATGTTATGAGAGATCTTACTTTAACAGAGCAAGTTCTTCGATTAGATACAGAGGAAAAACAGGACTTCTTTGAGTTTATCAAAGAAACATATAAACCGGAAAATCGTTTCTACAAATATGATTTTTTTAAAGATAACTGTGCTACAAGGATAGGGGAGTATCTTCTTAATGCTTTTCCAGAAGTTGTCCGTTTCAATGCTCCCTATGAAGGAAGTCAAACCTCTTATCAAAGGATGATTCAACCACACTTAAAAGTAAAACCATGGACTGGTATGGGAATAAACATCATATTAGGGCAGGAATCTGATAAAGAAATCCTTAATCATAATAAAATGTTTCTCCCCCACGATCTGATGGAAGCTGTCGATAACGCCGAAGTCTACGAGGATGGTCAATGGTTACCTCTCGTAATGGATAAACATATCATCTATCAAAGCAGGGGGATTACAACACTCTCTGTTCCTCCTTTTTATAGACAACCATTACCTTATACTATTCTCCTCTTATTAATAGGAATGATTCTATTCTATCTCGAGAGAAAGCAGATTATTTCATTAAGAATCTATGATATAGTCGCCAATGTTATCCTTTCCATTTTAACAATATTCTTACTGTTCATGTGGCTGGGGACAGACCATAGTGCTACAGCACTCAACCTCAATATTTTATGGACCTTTCCCTGGGGATTACTACTAATACAAATTCCCTTCATGAAGTCTAACAAATTAAAGCTTGTATTTACCAGTTTTCTTGCTCTTCTTAACTTATGGTTTATAACTCGTGGACTATGGTCGACAGCTTTCGTAAATCCTTCTCTTGTCCCAGTTATAGTTTTTGTTTATTTTCATAACATACATATCATATGGAAAAAGTCATAA